From Paraflavitalea devenefica, the proteins below share one genomic window:
- a CDS encoding DUF4760 domain-containing protein: protein MFSFFKKTSPHGGRITISYSVLGIGLVVLVAGIVVVRYLDHRFSLNIKLGDYISMCSFGSVTIGLIYNAIALQYNAQINKLRFEKEDEVNNYNKKRLTYEIMSDWYKADMAMNAEKARRFVTPFKGKLNDPVVLSEFKKKLADDAHLEDRKSLTAVLNYFENLALLVYDKVIDEAILKKAFRTAFLTYYNNLKEYIEDEQRGNNGSNCRIFINFVSLSKSWLWVD, encoded by the coding sequence ATGTTTAGCTTTTTTAAAAAGACATCTCCGCATGGGGGAAGAATTACAATTTCTTACAGTGTTTTAGGGATAGGACTTGTTGTGCTTGTGGCCGGGATCGTTGTTGTTCGTTACCTCGATCACAGGTTTTCATTAAATATAAAATTAGGCGACTATATTTCTATGTGTTCTTTCGGAAGTGTAACCATTGGCCTGATTTATAACGCCATTGCACTGCAATACAATGCTCAGATCAATAAGCTGCGATTTGAGAAGGAAGATGAGGTGAATAATTATAATAAAAAGAGACTTACTTATGAAATAATGTCCGATTGGTATAAGGCAGATATGGCAATGAATGCAGAGAAGGCAAGACGATTTGTTACTCCCTTTAAAGGCAAGCTAAACGATCCGGTCGTTTTAAGCGAGTTTAAGAAAAAACTGGCAGATGATGCCCACCTGGAAGACCGGAAATCGTTGACGGCCGTGTTAAATTACTTTGAAAATCTGGCTCTCCTGGTATATGATAAGGTGATCGATGAAGCTATATTGAAGAAGGCTTTCAGGACAGCTTTTCTTACCTACTATAACAACTTAAAGGAATATATAGAAGACGAGCAGAGAGGCAACAATGGTAGTAATTGCAGGATCTTTATCAATTTCGTTAGTCTTTCCAAAAGCTGGCTTTGGGTTGATTAG